The nucleotide window GCCGGCTCCACCGCGCCCGAGTCACGCTGCTGGCCGGAACGGACAACTTCGACGCCTTTGTGATTCCCGGCTTCAGCCTCCATCAGGAGCTGGAACTGTTGGTCCGCTCCGGCCTCTCGCCGGCGGACGCCTTGCGGGCGGCGACCGTGCACGCCGCTCGCTTCCTGGGGCGGCACAACGACACCGGTACGGTGGCGGCCGGGAAGCGAGCCGACCTGGTCGTGCTGGACGCCAACCCACTCGAGGACATCCGCAACACGCGCCGAATCTCCGGCGTAGTCGTCGCGGGAAACTACCTGCGCCGCGCGGACCTGGACAAGATGCTGGCGGACCAGGAGAAGGCGGCTGCGGGCGCAGCAGGAAACTAGGAGGGAACCTACTCGATCTGTACCAGTTGCGGCGAACCTGCTCCGGCGGGTGGCGGGAACGTCTTGCGTTGTGGGGCGCGGAAGAAGTCCAGATACGACACCTGGTGGACGCAAGCCACGGTGCACTGCGGCGCGCAGGATTTCTCCGTCCGGTACTCACGCCGGATATCCTCCAGCGTGTACTCCTCCAACGGCTTGGCCGGATAGCCGCGCTGTTGCGAACAGTAGTGCACCAGGCCGTCCTCGGCCACGTAGAGATAGCGTGCACCGGCCCGGCAGCGCCAATCGTTCGGCCGTCCCAGCGCCAGGTTCCGCTGGAACTGATTGAAGCGCGCGTAGCTGGCCTTGCCCCACCCCATGATGGTCGAATACGCCTTGCGCTCGTCTTCCGTAAGCGGCTGCAACTGCCCGTCGTGGTCGTGAATGATGCCCACGGTGGAGGTCAATCCCAGCTCCAAGGCGCGCCGCGCGATGACCAGGGCGTCATTCGGGTTGCGGATGCCGCCCCCCACCACCGAATTGATGTTGACGTGGAACTCGGCATATTCCGCCAGGAGCTGCAGTTTCTTGTCCAGCACCTTCAGGCTCTTCTTGGATACGTCGTCGGGGTTGACGTTGTCGATGGAGATCTGCAGGTGCTCCAGGCCGGCGCGGTTCAGCCGCGCGATGCGCTCCTCGGTGAGCAGATACCCGTTGGTGATCAGCCCCGCGATCATGCCGTGATGACGGATGCGCCGCAGGATGTCATCCAGTTCGGGGTGCAGTAGCGGCTCGCCACCCGAGATGCAGGTGATGGAAGTGCCCAGTTCCGCCAGCTTGTCGATGCGCCGGTGGATCACCTCCAGCGGCACCGGCTTCGAGACCGCATCGTACTCGTTGCAGTAGGCGCAGGACAGGTTGCAGCGCCGCATGGGGATCACATGGGCGAGCACGGGATGGTCTGTCGAAACCAGTCCCTTGAGGATCATCCCCACTTCGCGCGAAAGGCGGTGCGCGCGCAGCGCCTGGCGCTTGATTTTGAGAGCCGTCGTCGGCATTCGCGAATGGGTAATTAGAACATAACCCCGGTCCCGACGCTGAAACTAACAGCTTTGTTCGGCGGGATTTAGGGGGTAAACGGCCGCCTGGGGCGTTCCAACGGCCTTAACGGAAAAGGGCCGCGAAGCCCGCTCGCACCAGCGTCACCAGGATGTACCACCCGAAGACTACGCCCAGGGTGGTCCCCCTGTTCATCTTGCTGACGCAGGAAAACCCGATGCCCGTGAGCACCAGCATCCAGATGATCACCACGTCCAGCGAGCTGGCCAGCGAGTACAGCACCGGCGACTCGGCCGGGTTCATGAAGTACGCCGGATTGGTGGCCACCGGGTTCTGGACGATGAAGCCCTCCGGATCCACGCCCGCCAACATGGAGATGATCCCGAGCAGACTGTGCGCGATTCCCGGCAGCCCCGCATGGAAAACCACCGCCAGGGCCACCTTGAAGGGAACTTCCGCCCCCACGCCAAAGTTGAAGGTCGCCATCAGGACAGCGGCCACAACCACAAAGAAGATCAAGCCGAAAAAGGGGACAGCGAACGAGATCACCTTGGTGATGGTGACCGAGAGCGCCATCTGGCGCGCGCGCTGCTCCGGCGGCAGCTTCTCCAACTGCTCGGCCCGCTTCCCCGCCATCTTGATTTGGTTCTCCGACACTTGCTCGAAACCGATCTTCTGTGCCATGACCGCCACGAATATCCATGACAGGATGGCCGTGAGCACCCAGGGCGCGATCCATGTGGTCCATGTCGCGTGGTGCTTCAGGTCCCTAAAGGTCTCGCTGGGGGCGATGAAGGTGTTGATGATCCGGCCCATGGCGGAGAGCTTCGCCGGCGGCTGAGCCTCGGGAACCACCGCGGCCGTACTCATGGTGCCTCCTGGAACCAACGAAAATTCCGCGCGCGATTCTAAACCCGCAGGTAGCCGGTGACAACGGGCTCACACGCTGCCCGCCACCTCAACTTCCGGTGTTGCTTCGAGCAGAGAGCGGGTATAGGAATGCGCCGGGCTGGCGGTGATCCGCTCGGTCTCGCCCGTCTCCACGATTTTCCCTCGATGCATCACCGCGATCCGCGTCGCCAGGTAGCGCACGACGGGGATGGCGTGCGAAATAAAGAGATAGGTAAGGCCGAACTCGCGTTGCAGCCGGGCCAGCAGGTTGACGATTTGCGCTCCCACGCTGACGTCGAGCGAGCTGACCGGCTCATCCGCCACCAGGAAACGCGGCCGCAGGGCCAGGGCGCGCGCGATCCCGATGCGTTGCCGCTGTCCGCCCGAGAACTCATGCGGATGCCGTCCGCGGGCCGAGTCATCCAGGCCGACGGCGCGCAACAGCTCGGCCACGCGCCGCCGCCGGGCCTCGCCGGTTGCGCCGCTCAAGTCGCCGTCGCGCTCCAGCGCCCGGCGGTGAATGATCAGCGGTTCCGCCAGGATCGCCTCCACGGTCATGCGCGGGTTGAGCGAGCCGAAGGGGTCCTGAAAAACGATCTGCATGTCGCGCCGCAGGCGGCGCAACTCACTACCGCCTGCAGCCAGCACGTCATGCCCGTCGAAGTGAACGCGCCCCGCCGTGGGTTCGATGAGCCGCAGGATCAACCGGCCCAGGGTGCTCTTGCCACAGCCGGACTCGCCCACCAGCCCGAGCGTCTCGCCCCGCTCGATGGAGAAAGAGACGCCGTCCACGGCGCGCACCTGTCGCCGCGCCCCGCCGCCGAACGCCGATTCCTCCAGCGGGAAGACTTTCGCCAGGTCATGGACTTCTACTAAAGCCATGTACGCGTCGCCCTTCCACAAACGAGAAACGAGAAGCGAGAAACGGTTACTTCCTTGCCTTGGCGATGGCTTCGATCAACTCATCCACGCCTCCCGCGCCGCGCAGCGTCTGCTCCCGGTCCGGCGTCAGCGAGAAAGTCACGCCGTGCTTCTCCACCAATTGGGCGACGCGCCGCGGCGAAACTCCTCCTTCCAGAAGGTCGAGCACATCCTGCAGGCTGAGCCCCGCGGCAGTTTTTTCCACCGCGGTGAGTGGCGCGAAGATCTCACCCGTCTGCTCATGCTCGTAGCGAGCGGGCCACGACATGGGCTTGTATCCCCGGCGGCGCAGCACGAATTCGCGATTCCCGAAAGGTATGCCGCGCAGCACGATCTCCCCGCTGTCGAGATCCGTCGTTCCCCAGGGCACCCCATCGATGACGACTTCCACCCCACCCGGGTCGGTGACGATCTTTTGCGTGGTTCCGGGCGATTTCACCTCGCCGGGCTTGTCGCCCATGGCCATCACCTTCTCGAAGTCCCCCGCCGCCAGGGCGATGCTGTGGACGGGAACCACGTCCGTCGGCTGGTGCCGGCCCAGGACCACCTTCGCAGCCGGCAGAACCGCGAATTCCTGCGACTTGCCGTTGCGGAAGACCAGGGTCAGGGTCTCCGAAGGCGACTCTTTGGCTTCCGTGATCTCGGCCCGCGCCGAAGTGAAGCTGTGCTTCACCGCCGCCGGCCGGACCGCCTGATAGCGCACCCGGTCACGCGAGAAGTACAG belongs to Terriglobales bacterium and includes:
- a CDS encoding radical SAM protein, whose protein sequence is MPTTALKIKRQALRAHRLSREVGMILKGLVSTDHPVLAHVIPMRRCNLSCAYCNEYDAVSKPVPLEVIHRRIDKLAELGTSITCISGGEPLLHPELDDILRRIRHHGMIAGLITNGYLLTEERIARLNRAGLEHLQISIDNVNPDDVSKKSLKVLDKKLQLLAEYAEFHVNINSVVGGGIRNPNDALVIARRALELGLTSTVGIIHDHDGQLQPLTEDERKAYSTIMGWGKASYARFNQFQRNLALGRPNDWRCRAGARYLYVAEDGLVHYCSQQRGYPAKPLEEYTLEDIRREYRTEKSCAPQCTVACVHQVSYLDFFRAPQRKTFPPPAGAGSPQLVQIE
- a CDS encoding YIP1 family protein, encoding MSTAAVVPEAQPPAKLSAMGRIINTFIAPSETFRDLKHHATWTTWIAPWVLTAILSWIFVAVMAQKIGFEQVSENQIKMAGKRAEQLEKLPPEQRARQMALSVTITKVISFAVPFFGLIFFVVVAAVLMATFNFGVGAEVPFKVALAVVFHAGLPGIAHSLLGIISMLAGVDPEGFIVQNPVATNPAYFMNPAESPVLYSLASSLDVVIIWMLVLTGIGFSCVSKMNRGTTLGVVFGWYILVTLVRAGFAALFR
- a CDS encoding ATP-binding cassette domain-containing protein; protein product: MALVEVHDLAKVFPLEESAFGGGARRQVRAVDGVSFSIERGETLGLVGESGCGKSTLGRLILRLIEPTAGRVHFDGHDVLAAGGSELRRLRRDMQIVFQDPFGSLNPRMTVEAILAEPLIIHRRALERDGDLSGATGEARRRRVAELLRAVGLDDSARGRHPHEFSGGQRQRIGIARALALRPRFLVADEPVSSLDVSVGAQIVNLLARLQREFGLTYLFISHAIPVVRYLATRIAVMHRGKIVETGETERITASPAHSYTRSLLEATPEVEVAGSV